TCGCCGACGGAGCGGAGGCGGAGTCCCCACCGGGTCTTGAACAGCCCGAACCACACCAGGAAGACCGCGATGTACATCAGGTACTCGATGATCGACTGGTCGAAGAGGACCTTGCCGATGATCGGGATGTCGCTGAGCAGCGGGATGGGCCAGTTCGGCAGACGCGGAGGGTGGTTGAGCAGCTGCGGGTTGCCGGCCAGCACCTTGGAGTACAGGAAGCTCGTCAGGCCGATGACCAGCACGTTGAGCACGACGCCGACGATGACCTGGTCGACCAGGTACTTGATCCCGAAGGCTGCGAGCAGGAACGAGACGAGCACGCCCGCGACCATCGCCGCGAGGAGGCCGACCACCCAGCTGCCGGTGAGGGTCGCGGTCATCGCCGAGACGAAGGCGCCTGCGAGCAGCTGGCCCTCGATCGCGACGTTCACCACGCCGCCGCGCTCGGAGACGACACCGCCGAGGGCGCCGAACACCAGCGGCACAGCGAGGGTAATCGTGCCGAGGAGGAGGCCCGTGACCGGCACCGGGTACGGGCTGCCCGAGTCCGCCCATGCGAGGAACGCGAACATGAACAGCAGCGAGAAGACGATCACGAGCCAGATCGGCGTCTTGCGGGCACGGTAGGACAGGTACGCGCTCCACGCGGTGATGGCGAGGAGCAGGATCGTGACCACCGTGGTGGTGACGAACGTGTCGACCGTCAGCGGCGGGAGCTTGATCGCGTCCGAGTTCTCGGAGAAGCGGAACGCACTCTGCCCGTGACGCCCGAACCCGAAGAACAGGATGACGCTGATCACGACGAAGACACCGAACGCGATCGGGGCCTTCCAGGAGCGGATCTCCGCCTTCTCGAGGACGATCGGCGAGGAGTCGGGGACGACGGGGGCGGTGGTGGTCACTTGGCCTCCACCTCCTTCGAGACGATGGGACGCGGTCTCCGGGGCGAGCTCCCCGGCTCCGGCAGGCGGAAGATGGCCCGCACCAGGGGCGGTGCGGCGACGAACAGGACGATCAGCGACTGCAGGATGAGCACGATGTCGATCGGGATGTCGTTGGCGGCCTGGATGGTGTAGCCACCGGCCTTGAGCGCTCCGAACAGCAGACCGGCGATGAACACGCCCCAGGGGCGCGAGCGCCCGAGCAGGGCGACGGTGATCGCGTCGAAGCCGATGCCCGCATCCACGCCCGAACTGATGCCCTGGGGGAAGACGCCCAGCGCCTGGCTCGCACCCGCGATGCCGACGAGGCCACCGGCGATGAGCATGGCGTAGACGTACACGTTCTTGACGTTGATGCCCGCGACGCGCGCCGCGTTCGG
This region of Leifsonia sp. fls2-241-R2A-40a genomic DNA includes:
- a CDS encoding ABC transporter permease, which codes for MTTTAPVVPDSSPIVLEKAEIRSWKAPIAFGVFVVISVILFFGFGRHGQSAFRFSENSDAIKLPPLTVDTFVTTTVVTILLLAITAWSAYLSYRARKTPIWLVIVFSLLFMFAFLAWADSGSPYPVPVTGLLLGTITLAVPLVFGALGGVVSERGGVVNVAIEGQLLAGAFVSAMTATLTGSWVVGLLAAMVAGVLVSFLLAAFGIKYLVDQVIVGVVLNVLVIGLTSFLYSKVLAGNPQLLNHPPRLPNWPIPLLSDIPIIGKVLFDQSIIEYLMYIAVFLVWFGLFKTRWGLRLRSVGEHPEAADTVGINVNSTRFWNVSLAGAIAGLGGAYYTLGSVGAFSKEMTAGQGFIALAAVIFGRWDPIRATLAALLFGFATNLQNVLSIIGSPVPSEFMLMLPYVVTILAVAGLVGLSRAPAADGKPYIKS